From the genome of Solidesulfovibrio carbinolicus, one region includes:
- a CDS encoding radical SAM protein produces MRKRPLTPHLYYRMPWNLADNAITWLEPTTKCNLYCEGCYRENDPFGHKPLADVIRDLEQVKKMRRTDGISIAGGEPLIYPDIVPLVRYVAAQGWKPIINSNGQALTPELVRELTAAGVVGFTMHVDSHQVRPGWKGASEKDLCALRLKLAEMIHEHSGGTVSCSFNATIYRDTLADIPMLTRWAHEHIDLVQTMVYILFRSARKRGDFDVFANGKPVDVGNLVYQLDHQENHEDLVSQEIADAIRLAYPDHEPCAYLNGTEDPRTMKWLLTLRAGTKDEIFGYLDAKFAEWMQAFHHVLFGTYLAYTRPCWTAWLQKLIFLTPFNKSLRKIFGRLLLKPKQWTKPIHIQSIMVIQPCDLFDDGRQNMCDGCPDAIYYQDKLVWSCRVDELEKFGAFIQCAPRGCCGGGAKTAPAPAPQAAAEPAAEPVKAPEPAPEPVKEPEPTPAPQPEPTPAPEPTPEPEPVAQPEPRPEPAPAPEPAPQPEPTPEPEPEPQPEPAPAPAPEPEPEPAPEPQPEPEPQPVPAPRIETAPATKGISDPVVKVDLPPAVAAPEPAPAPEPTPAPAAPEPAKAVKAAPAAEAKPAKPAKTAKPAAEKPAKKAGKAAKKKTKGR; encoded by the coding sequence ATGAGAAAACGCCCGCTGACGCCGCATCTGTACTACCGGATGCCCTGGAACCTGGCCGACAACGCCATCACCTGGCTTGAGCCGACGACCAAGTGCAACCTGTACTGCGAAGGCTGCTACCGCGAGAACGATCCCTTCGGCCACAAACCCCTGGCCGACGTCATCCGCGATCTGGAGCAGGTGAAAAAGATGCGTCGCACCGACGGCATCTCCATTGCCGGCGGCGAGCCGCTTATTTACCCCGACATCGTGCCCCTGGTGCGTTACGTCGCGGCCCAGGGCTGGAAGCCCATCATCAATTCCAACGGCCAGGCGCTGACCCCGGAGCTGGTGCGCGAACTGACCGCCGCCGGCGTGGTCGGGTTCACCATGCACGTGGACTCCCACCAGGTCCGCCCCGGCTGGAAAGGGGCCAGCGAGAAAGACCTGTGCGCCCTGCGCCTCAAACTCGCCGAAATGATCCACGAGCACAGCGGCGGCACGGTGTCGTGTTCGTTTAACGCCACCATCTACCGCGACACCCTGGCCGACATCCCCATGCTCACCCGCTGGGCCCACGAGCACATCGACCTGGTCCAGACCATGGTCTACATTCTCTTCCGCTCGGCCCGAAAGCGCGGCGATTTCGACGTGTTCGCCAACGGCAAGCCCGTGGACGTCGGCAACCTCGTCTACCAGCTCGACCATCAGGAAAACCACGAGGACCTCGTCTCCCAGGAGATCGCCGACGCCATCCGGCTGGCCTATCCGGACCACGAGCCCTGCGCCTATCTCAACGGCACCGAGGACCCGCGCACCATGAAGTGGTTGCTGACGCTGCGCGCCGGCACCAAGGACGAGATCTTCGGCTACCTCGACGCCAAGTTCGCCGAATGGATGCAGGCCTTCCACCACGTGCTTTTCGGCACCTACCTGGCCTACACCCGGCCCTGCTGGACGGCCTGGCTGCAAAAGCTCATCTTCCTGACCCCTTTCAACAAGAGCCTGCGCAAGATTTTCGGCCGGCTGCTGCTCAAGCCCAAGCAGTGGACCAAGCCCATCCACATCCAGTCCATCATGGTCATCCAGCCCTGCGACCTCTTTGACGACGGCCGCCAGAACATGTGCGACGGCTGCCCCGACGCCATCTACTACCAGGACAAGCTGGTCTGGAGCTGCCGGGTGGACGAGCTGGAGAAGTTCGGCGCGTTTATTCAGTGCGCCCCGCGCGGCTGCTGCGGCGGCGGGGCCAAGACGGCCCCGGCTCCCGCGCCCCAGGCGGCTGCCGAGCCGGCCGCCGAACCCGTCAAGGCTCCCGAACCCGCTCCTGAGCCGGTGAAGGAACCTGAGCCGACCCCCGCGCCCCAGCCCGAACCGACCCCGGCTCCCGAACCGACCCCGGAACCCGAACCCGTGGCCCAGCCCGAGCCGCGGCCGGAACCCGCTCCAGCCCCCGAGCCCGCGCCCCAACCGGAGCCGACGCCTGAGCCGGAACCCGAACCCCAGCCCGAACCGGCTCCTGCTCCTGCACCGGAACCGGAGCCGGAGCCGGCCCCAGAGCCGCAGCCGGAACCTGAGCCGCAGCCCGTGCCGGCCCCCCGCATCGAGACCGCCCCGGCCACCAAGGGCATCAGCGATCCCGTGGTGAAGGTGGATCTGCCGCCGGCCGTGGCCGCGCCCGAACCGGCCCCGGCCCCGGAACCGACGCCCGCGCCGGCTGCTCCGGAACCGGCCAAGGCCGTCAAAGCGGCGCCGGCCGCCGAAGCCAAACCGGCCAAGCCCGCCAAGACGGCCAAGCCCGCCGCCGAAAAGCCGGCCAAGAAAGCCGGCAAGGCCGCCAAGAAAAAGACCAAGGGCCGCTAG
- a CDS encoding ABC transporter permease: MTLDYAAALLGAVLFAAAPLILAALGETVSERAGVINLSMDGTVLFAAMAAFAAARATGDPWLGLVAGAGSGAAIAAVLAVFGLFLGASELAVGFVLTLFCRELAYFMGHAQARQPGPDLGALAIPGLSDLPLIGPAVFRQSPVVMLSLVAVAVVWFFLMRTRPGLVVRAVGEAPAAAAARGLAVKKVQFGCALIGGALGGLAGGFYSLAVKPGWGHPQGCEGAGWIALAIVIFGGWKPVRVALGALFFAAIQVSGIALQDVLPGLSGTLFQIAPFPVMILTLLVVNLRRSAAFREAARRLPLLGRFMPRTAGGAPGAIVGALDKGF; the protein is encoded by the coding sequence ATGACGCTGGATTACGCCGCCGCCCTGCTCGGGGCCGTGCTGTTCGCCGCCGCGCCGCTGATTCTGGCCGCCCTGGGCGAAACCGTGTCCGAACGGGCCGGGGTCATCAACCTGTCCATGGACGGCACGGTGCTTTTCGCCGCCATGGCCGCCTTTGCCGCCGCCCGGGCCACGGGCGACCCGTGGCTGGGGCTTGTCGCCGGGGCCGGCTCCGGCGCGGCCATTGCCGCCGTCTTGGCCGTTTTCGGGCTTTTCCTCGGTGCATCCGAGCTGGCCGTGGGCTTTGTGCTGACGCTCTTTTGCCGGGAGCTGGCCTATTTCATGGGCCATGCCCAGGCGAGGCAACCCGGCCCGGATCTCGGCGCGCTGGCCATCCCGGGGCTCTCCGACCTGCCGCTGATCGGCCCGGCCGTCTTTCGCCAAAGTCCGGTGGTGATGCTCAGCCTCGTGGCCGTGGCCGTGGTCTGGTTTTTCCTCATGCGCACCCGGCCGGGGCTGGTGGTGCGGGCCGTGGGCGAAGCCCCGGCGGCGGCCGCCGCGCGCGGGCTGGCCGTAAAGAAAGTGCAGTTCGGTTGCGCGCTCATCGGCGGAGCCCTGGGGGGGCTGGCCGGCGGTTTTTATTCCCTGGCCGTCAAGCCCGGCTGGGGCCATCCCCAGGGCTGCGAGGGCGCGGGTTGGATTGCCCTGGCCATCGTCATCTTCGGCGGCTGGAAACCGGTGCGGGTGGCCCTTGGGGCGCTGTTCTTCGCCGCCATCCAGGTCTCGGGCATAGCGCTCCAGGACGTGCTGCCGGGCCTGTCCGGCACGCTGTTCCAGATCGCGCCTTTTCCGGTCATGATCCTCACCCTGCTCGTGGTCAACCTGCGCCGCTCGGCCGCCTTCCGCGAGGCGGCGCGCCGCCTGCCGCTTTTGGGCCGCTTCATGCCGCGCACGGCCGGCGGCGCGCCCGGAGCCATCGTCGGCGCCCTGGACAAGGGCTTCTAA
- a CDS encoding peptidase domain-containing ABC transporter: MASETFRHNTGMMCFLLLARHYGIDLTMDSLSHRYGIHDDSISMKQLGRMGKDNNFKTRQIKLGWKRLFFLGNVFPLIARLRSGKYIIVSGVRNDYNDGDVAIVDPSLGTLEFQFLDQATMESQWDGDALLFKKIYTTKDTHKPFGLDWFIPEIARHKSLFRDVALATIFVNCLAIAFPVYIQLAFDKAVGHRALSTLLVLSVSMIAVTIFDRVLQYLKDFIILFATSKIDLRLDKTIFSHILRLPIDFFDFTPIGLITRYMFQKERIREFMTGSLLTTLFDLSTIVVVLPVLFFYSWKMTFIVIAMTSLVTLIMFVTMKSFRYAMHQLQHAESVKNRYMVETLRGMATIKALALEPTRFRRIEADAAQTISRNFQIRKLSLKVRGFSEFLQALLRVLLIWYGCHLAIDQEMTAGGLIAFVMLSNLITAPMCKIVSLLHEYQEVAVSVGMLGLILNRPTEQSHNVRGLTSPIAGSIGIERVTFRYAASAPPALTDISLYFPAGSIIGVVGRSGSGKSTLTRLIQGLYPLQQGRITFDGTDMRDFDLAHMRRSIGVVLQESFLFEGSIRENIAITKPSATFEEIVFAARMAGADEFIQNLPNGYDTPLYEGGSNLSGGQRQRVSIARTLLTQPSILILDEATSALDAESEAIIQANLTAIAHGRTMLIVSHRLSMLTMCHSIIVMEKGQIIGNAPHDELLRTCPLYADLWYKQNRHVMGELQGRA, from the coding sequence ATGGCCAGCGAGACGTTCAGACACAATACGGGCATGATGTGTTTTCTGCTGTTGGCGAGGCATTACGGCATAGACTTGACCATGGACAGCCTCTCGCATCGTTATGGTATTCATGACGATTCGATCTCTATGAAACAGTTGGGGCGCATGGGCAAGGATAACAACTTCAAGACGCGTCAAATTAAACTCGGTTGGAAGAGGCTCTTTTTCCTTGGCAACGTTTTCCCGCTCATTGCCCGACTGCGTTCCGGCAAGTATATCATAGTTTCCGGCGTCCGCAACGACTACAATGACGGTGACGTCGCGATCGTCGATCCGAGCCTTGGGACGTTGGAGTTTCAGTTCCTTGATCAAGCGACTATGGAATCACAATGGGATGGCGACGCCCTCCTGTTTAAAAAAATCTATACCACCAAGGATACCCACAAGCCGTTTGGGCTGGACTGGTTCATCCCTGAAATCGCTCGACACAAGTCCCTGTTCCGTGATGTGGCGTTGGCCACGATTTTTGTGAACTGCCTGGCGATCGCGTTTCCTGTCTATATCCAGCTGGCTTTCGACAAGGCCGTCGGCCATCGAGCCCTTTCCACGCTTCTTGTTTTGTCCGTCTCCATGATTGCGGTGACGATTTTCGATCGAGTGCTGCAATATCTCAAAGACTTCATTATCCTGTTTGCCACCAGCAAGATAGATCTTCGTCTCGACAAGACCATCTTCAGCCATATTCTGCGGCTGCCCATCGATTTTTTTGATTTTACGCCCATCGGTCTGATTACCCGGTATATGTTTCAAAAAGAACGTATCCGGGAATTCATGACTGGCTCCCTGTTGACGACGCTGTTCGACCTGAGCACCATTGTCGTTGTGCTTCCCGTGTTGTTCTTCTATTCTTGGAAGATGACGTTCATCGTTATAGCGATGACCTCTCTTGTTACCCTGATCATGTTCGTGACCATGAAGAGTTTTCGTTACGCGATGCACCAGTTGCAGCACGCCGAATCCGTGAAAAACCGCTACATGGTTGAAACCCTGCGCGGCATGGCCACCATCAAGGCCCTGGCCCTCGAACCGACCCGGTTCAGACGCATCGAGGCCGACGCGGCCCAGACCATTTCGCGGAATTTCCAAATCCGCAAGCTTTCCCTGAAAGTTCGTGGTTTTAGTGAATTTCTTCAGGCCCTGCTTCGCGTCCTGCTCATCTGGTACGGCTGCCATTTGGCCATTGACCAGGAGATGACCGCTGGCGGCCTCATCGCTTTCGTCATGCTCAGCAACCTGATCACCGCGCCGATGTGCAAGATCGTTTCCCTGCTCCACGAATACCAGGAAGTCGCCGTGTCCGTGGGCATGCTTGGCCTCATTCTCAACCGCCCCACCGAGCAGTCCCACAACGTCAGGGGGCTCACGTCGCCTATCGCGGGTTCCATCGGCATTGAACGCGTGACCTTCCGCTACGCGGCCAGCGCGCCTCCAGCCCTCACCGACATTTCCCTGTACTTTCCGGCCGGCTCCATCATCGGCGTCGTGGGTCGTTCCGGTTCCGGCAAATCGACCCTGACGCGGCTTATCCAGGGGCTGTATCCCCTGCAGCAGGGGCGCATCACCTTCGACGGCACGGACATGCGGGACTTCGATCTGGCCCACATGCGGCGCTCCATCGGCGTGGTGCTCCAGGAAAGTTTCCTGTTCGAAGGCTCCATCCGGGAGAACATCGCCATCACCAAACCTTCGGCCACCTTCGAGGAAATCGTGTTCGCCGCGCGCATGGCCGGGGCCGACGAGTTCATCCAGAACCTGCCCAACGGCTACGACACGCCGCTTTACGAGGGCGGTTCCAACCTCTCCGGCGGCCAGCGCCAGCGGGTGTCCATCGCCCGGACGCTGTTGACCCAGCCGTCCATCCTCATCCTGGACGAAGCCACCAGCGCCCTGGACGCCGAGTCCGAGGCCATCATCCAGGCCAACCTCACGGCCATCGCCCACGGCCGGACCATGCTCATCGTGAGCCACCGCCTGTCCATGCTCACCATGTGCCATTCGATCATCGTGATGGAAAAGGGGCAGATCATCGGCAACGCCCCCCATGATGAACTGCTGCGCACCTGTCCGCTTTACGCCGACCTCTGGTACAAGCAGAACCGGCACGTCATGGGCGAGCTGCAGGGCCGGGCCTGA
- a CDS encoding lipopolysaccharide biosynthesis protein translates to MPPKSPEPSKTSKPSYGILSKFLQLAGAQWIHDGLHTFFLIYLARLSSSDYGEFMVAFGLASIILFLGEFGLNQPLVSSLCKKYSHKGDILAQYTLLKGALLVAGWLGVAVFIHWQGYTPGLKNLVLVISAGVGLEAIASSFFVAIRVEGRQDIEGRIRVVSGILGYGYAISLLALGAAPHWIALFKLIENVVNLIGGVWMALKFTNFDGLSLKRKSLARTWATAKNGMVFVLMALAAILYNKANLYFLQNQAGPTKVAQYSVTWELVDGISILVSNLLLRSILYPLFVRLWKSDKSEFTRLANNSVRWLIGASIPIMFVLYIESDRLIGLIYGGAYYDAMWMQKWLVGTIICGFIHNLAAYLMMSQGKQRLLLFVYIGGLALNLVLCATLIPMDPLLGACLSMLITKAAVAVTTTTYCQITMRIIDLKSMWRIAAACLAGAGLYFATCRLGVREIPEVLALVPFGFLILQWRKELKAQKAQVGMA, encoded by the coding sequence ATGCCCCCCAAATCCCCCGAGCCAAGCAAAACGTCCAAGCCGTCCTACGGCATCCTGTCCAAATTTCTGCAACTGGCCGGCGCGCAGTGGATTCACGACGGCCTGCATACCTTTTTCCTGATCTACCTTGCTCGCCTGTCCTCCAGCGACTACGGCGAATTCATGGTCGCTTTCGGCCTGGCCTCCATCATCCTTTTTCTCGGCGAATTCGGCCTCAACCAACCCCTGGTCTCGTCGCTGTGCAAGAAGTACAGCCACAAGGGCGACATCCTGGCCCAGTACACCCTGCTCAAGGGCGCGCTCCTGGTGGCCGGCTGGCTGGGCGTGGCCGTCTTCATCCACTGGCAGGGCTATACGCCGGGACTCAAAAACCTCGTCCTGGTCATCTCGGCCGGCGTGGGCCTGGAAGCCATCGCCAGCTCGTTTTTCGTGGCCATCCGGGTGGAAGGCCGGCAGGACATCGAGGGCCGCATCCGGGTGGTGTCGGGCATCCTGGGCTACGGCTACGCCATTTCGCTTCTGGCCCTTGGAGCCGCGCCGCACTGGATCGCACTGTTCAAGCTCATTGAAAACGTCGTCAACCTCATCGGCGGCGTCTGGATGGCGCTCAAATTCACCAATTTCGACGGCCTGTCGCTTAAGCGCAAATCCCTGGCCCGCACCTGGGCCACGGCCAAAAACGGCATGGTCTTCGTGCTCATGGCCCTGGCCGCCATCCTCTACAACAAGGCCAACCTCTACTTCCTGCAAAATCAGGCCGGCCCCACCAAGGTGGCCCAGTACAGCGTCACCTGGGAGCTGGTGGACGGCATCTCCATCCTGGTCTCCAACCTGCTCCTGCGCAGCATCCTCTACCCGCTGTTCGTGCGGTTGTGGAAAAGCGACAAGAGCGAATTCACCCGTCTGGCCAACAACTCCGTGCGTTGGCTCATCGGCGCGTCCATTCCCATCATGTTCGTGCTGTATATCGAGTCCGACCGTTTGATCGGCCTGATCTACGGCGGGGCCTACTACGACGCCATGTGGATGCAAAAATGGCTGGTCGGCACCATCATCTGCGGCTTCATCCACAACCTCGCCGCCTATCTCATGATGAGCCAGGGCAAGCAGCGGCTGCTGCTGTTCGTCTACATCGGCGGGCTGGCCCTAAACCTCGTCCTGTGCGCCACGCTCATTCCCATGGACCCGCTGCTCGGCGCCTGCCTGTCCATGCTCATCACCAAGGCGGCCGTGGCCGTGACCACCACCACCTACTGCCAGATCACCATGCGCATCATCGACCTCAAGTCCATGTGGCGCATCGCGGCGGCCTGCCTGGCCGGCGCGGGGCTCTATTTCGCCACCTGCCGGCTGGGCGTGCGCGAGATCCCGGAAGTATTGGCCCTGGTTCCCTTCGGTTTCCTGATCCTGCAATGGCGCAAGGAACTCAAGGCCCAGAAGGCCCAGGTCGGCATGGCTTAA
- a CDS encoding class I adenylate-forming enzyme family protein, giving the protein MVQNDETLAGLLRRNAGIRGGATAILAGDASVSHEALAEAALRLAGGLANLGLAPGQRLAVYARKTPQAVTAFLAAAAAGGVFFPLDPNQPPEVTRAILDRLAPAVLVVAAEYLPALAALYPEGAPLPTVVCDGPAPAGTPVLAELAAGPMPAALPRVQPDDPVYLNFTSGTTGAPKGAVTTLGNLLANTAAAIDAFALTPDDVHLCMMPVFVHPHETLLRPLALGGTMVLCDRVSSRAVAEACSRHKVTALMAVAAIYETLLRLPAGADNPLAAVRLAESGGMHVPSALAAGLRQRFGASILPVWGSTETTGVALANRPGDEYEPCCLGRPVPGYDVAVVGEDGSPCAPGEPGELVISGPGVCPGYFGEEPRPEFRLYGGRFRTGDEVFHDGDGRFFFAGRQSMLLKVGGMKVFPVEIEEALRQHPDVAEAVVIPVADALRGEAAKAVVAPKNGASLSPGELRRFLSGRLHRLKMPRVIEIRDTLPRTPGGKIAWRALVSDSPTP; this is encoded by the coding sequence ATGGTCCAAAATGACGAAACCCTGGCCGGGCTGCTGCGTCGAAACGCCGGGATCCGAGGCGGCGCGACGGCCATCCTGGCCGGCGACGCGTCCGTGTCCCACGAAGCCCTGGCCGAGGCCGCCCTGCGTCTGGCCGGCGGTTTGGCGAACCTGGGTCTGGCCCCGGGCCAACGCCTGGCCGTCTATGCCCGTAAAACGCCCCAGGCTGTTACCGCCTTCCTGGCCGCCGCCGCGGCCGGCGGCGTCTTTTTCCCCCTGGACCCCAACCAGCCGCCTGAGGTGACCCGGGCCATCCTCGACCGCCTGGCCCCGGCGGTCCTGGTCGTGGCCGCCGAATACCTGCCGGCCCTGGCCGCCCTTTACCCCGAGGGCGCGCCCCTGCCCACGGTGGTCTGCGACGGGCCGGCTCCGGCGGGAACGCCGGTCCTGGCCGAGCTGGCCGCCGGCCCCATGCCGGCCGCCCTGCCCCGGGTCCAACCCGACGACCCGGTCTATTTGAACTTCACCTCCGGCACCACCGGCGCGCCCAAGGGCGCGGTGACGACCCTGGGCAACCTCCTGGCCAATACCGCGGCCGCCATAGACGCTTTCGCCCTGACCCCCGACGACGTGCACCTGTGCATGATGCCGGTTTTCGTCCACCCCCACGAGACCCTGCTGCGCCCCCTGGCCCTGGGCGGAACCATGGTCCTTTGCGACCGGGTCTCGTCCCGGGCCGTGGCCGAGGCCTGTTCCCGCCACAAAGTCACGGCGCTGATGGCCGTGGCCGCCATCTACGAAACCTTGCTGCGTCTGCCGGCCGGGGCGGACAATCCGCTTGCCGCCGTGCGCCTGGCCGAATCCGGCGGCATGCACGTGCCCTCGGCCCTGGCCGCCGGCCTGCGGCAGCGTTTCGGCGCGTCCATCCTGCCCGTCTGGGGCAGCACCGAAACCACGGGGGTGGCCCTGGCCAACCGGCCGGGCGACGAATACGAACCGTGCTGCCTGGGCCGGCCCGTGCCCGGCTACGACGTGGCCGTCGTGGGCGAGGACGGTTCGCCCTGCGCTCCCGGCGAACCCGGCGAACTGGTGATTTCCGGGCCGGGCGTGTGCCCGGGCTATTTCGGCGAGGAGCCGCGACCGGAATTTCGCCTCTACGGCGGCCGCTTTCGCACCGGCGACGAGGTCTTTCACGACGGAGACGGACGCTTTTTCTTTGCCGGCCGCCAGTCCATGCTGCTCAAAGTCGGAGGCATGAAGGTCTTCCCCGTGGAAATCGAGGAGGCCTTGCGCCAGCACCCGGACGTGGCCGAGGCCGTGGTCATTCCCGTGGCCGACGCCCTGCGCGGCGAGGCGGCCAAGGCCGTGGTCGCCCCGAAAAACGGCGCGTCCTTAAGTCCCGGCGAGCTGCGCCGCTTCCTGTCCGGCCGGCTGCACCGCCTGAAAATGCCGCGGGTCATCGAAATCCGCGACACCCTTCCCCGCACCCCAGGAGGCAAAATCGCATGGCGCGCCCTTGTGTCGGACTCGCCCACGCCGTAA